In one window of Thermodesulfobacteriota bacterium DNA:
- a CDS encoding bifunctional nuclease family protein, with translation MFLKMKVFGLTIDPFTNVPIVILKDDEEKNALPVWIGVLEASAIASELEKVQFTRPMTHDLLRDVLKQVGATVEKVEVTDLKDNVYYATIHMTGRAGEFTIDSRPSDAIALALRTNAPIFVESGVLDKSRSMELKGEGKEKAKDASASLEDIPMGDFGKYKM, from the coding sequence ATGTTCTTGAAGATGAAGGTCTTCGGACTTACGATAGATCCCTTCACCAACGTGCCCATAGTGATACTCAAGGACGACGAGGAGAAGAACGCGCTCCCGGTCTGGATAGGCGTGCTGGAGGCGAGCGCCATCGCCTCCGAGCTCGAGAAGGTGCAGTTCACGAGGCCCATGACGCACGACCTCTTGAGGGACGTCCTGAAGCAGGTGGGCGCGACAGTCGAGAAGGTCGAGGTGACGGACTTGAAGGACAACGTCTACTACGCGACCATACACATGACCGGCAGGGCAGGGGAGTTCACCATCGATTCGAGGCCGAGCGACGCGATAGCCCTGGCCCTCCGGACAAACGCCCCTATCTTCGTCGAATCGGGTGTGCTCGACAAGTCCAGGAGCATGGAGCTCAAGGGCGAGGGCAAGGAAAAGGCGAAGGACGCGTCCGCATCGCTCGAGGACATCCCGATGGGAGATTTCGGGAAATACAAGATGTAG